A region from the Cervus elaphus chromosome 10, mCerEla1.1, whole genome shotgun sequence genome encodes:
- the LOC122702111 gene encoding LOW QUALITY PROTEIN: mastin-like (The sequence of the model RefSeq protein was modified relative to this genomic sequence to represent the inferred CDS: inserted 1 base in 1 codon; substituted 1 base at 1 genomic stop codon), with the protein MLWLLVKTLPCLGRSVPVTPGPSSGRGLVGTMGGCDVSARSYPWQVSLRFYNRTVGRWIHFCGGSLIHPQWVLTAAHCVERKSLQASAIRVQVGQLRLYDHDKLTKVSKIVQHPNYNQILSAEGGADIALLRLQAPVSLSHHVQVVSLPPASLRVPEGKMCWGSVTVHXPLPPPYHLQEVEVPVVGNQVCNLHYRKLANATKPIKDDMLCAGSEGQDSCQGDSGGPXVCLWKCSWVQVGVVSWGHKCALPDFPGVYTQVTSYMSWILQYVPLSPGP; encoded by the exons ATGCTGTGGCTGCTGGTCAAGACCCTCCCCTGCCTGGGGCGCTCCGTGCCTGTGACCCCGG GCCCCAGCTCAGGACGTGGGCTGGTGGGCACCATGGGGGGCTGCGATGTCTCGGCCAGGAGCTACCCGTGGCAGGTAAGCCTGAGGTTCTACAATAGGACAGTTGGCCGGTGGATACACTTTTGTGGGGGGTCGCTCATTCACCCCCAGTGGGTGCTGACTGCTGCCCACTGTGTTGAA AGGAAAAGCCTGCAGGCTTCTGCCATCAGGGTCCAAGTCGGGCAGCTGAGACTCTATGACCATGACAAGCTGACCAAAGTGTCCAAGATTGTCCAACACCCCAATTACAACCAAATCCTCTCTGCTGAGGGGGGTGCGGACATCgctctgctgaggctgcaggcccCCGTGAGCCTCTCCCATCACGTCCAGGTGGTCTCCCTCCCGCCTGCCTCGCTGAGGGTCCCCGAGGGGAAGATGTGCTGGGGCAGCGTCACGGTTCACT agcccctgcccccgccctaCCATCTGCAGGAGGTGGAGGTGCCCGTCGTGGGGAATCAGGTTTGTAACCTACACTATCGGAAACTTGCAAACGCCACCAAGCCAATCAAAGATGACATGCTGTGTGCCGGGAGCGAGGGCCAGGACTCCTGCCAG GGTGACTCCGGGGGTC TGGTGTGCCTCTGGAAATGCTCCTGGGTCCAGGTGGGAGTTGTCAGCTGGGGCCACAAGTGTGCACTCCCCGACTTCCCTGGGGTGTACACCCAGGTGACCAGCTACATGTCCTGGATCCTCCAGTACGTCCCACTGTCCCCAGGGCCCTAG